The following proteins are co-located in the Haloplanus sp. HW8-1 genome:
- a CDS encoding type IV pilin N-terminal domain-containing protein — translation MGSDAYERERAASAVVGLVLLVAIVVIISTAVSAFVLTEGSDVPPPSPTISVSHTTIDDGGDATVAVTLEDGDAVRIDRLYVSGSKALDIGGPPGGAHPADESYASERERFSESSGGRPPQVGIGDTWEAGETVYLDPTGTTDGVRIRIYWNTEPVRGVNPGTVRGDDAYELVEFTVSPSGSGD, via the coding sequence ATGGGAAGTGACGCGTACGAGCGCGAGCGGGCGGCCTCGGCGGTCGTCGGGCTGGTTCTGCTGGTGGCGATCGTCGTGATCATCAGCACGGCCGTCTCGGCGTTCGTCCTCACCGAGGGAAGCGACGTGCCGCCCCCGTCGCCGACGATCAGCGTCTCACACACGACGATAGACGACGGGGGCGACGCGACGGTGGCGGTGACGCTCGAAGATGGCGACGCGGTCAGGATCGATCGACTCTACGTCAGCGGGTCGAAGGCGCTCGACATCGGTGGCCCGCCGGGTGGCGCCCACCCGGCAGACGAGTCGTACGCGAGCGAGCGGGAACGGTTCTCCGAGTCGTCCGGCGGTCGCCCGCCGCAGGTCGGCATCGGCGACACCTGGGAGGCCGGGGAGACCGTGTATCTGGACCCGACTGGGACGACCGACGGCGTGCGGATCCGCATCTACTGGAACACCGAGCCGGTACGGGGAGTAAATCCGGGGACCGTCCGCGGCGACGACGCTTACGAACTGGTCGAGTTCACCGTCAGCCCGTCCGGATCCGGGGACTGA
- a CDS encoding RAD55 family ATPase: MARIPFGISRLDSIIGGGAPPGSVVLLTGEAGAGAREFLHTSAAMNGLYHGDREAFELHYGDLESAAEPPPEIHYISFTAGRDHLEQELSYTMDEDLVHSAVEHIRFRDLSPEYFQLSPIPREWYAGEAQSVSDLATRERLETALSALGEYLGEHAPGNLVLVDSITDLVAAVSDDMSWSDIALLMKGIQKAAYEWGGLILLLVQGETLQPTELGHLMDAASGTLQFEWESGGSKRARTMFVKEFRGVLSRLEAENVIRFETEVHEGGFDVSGVRKIR; encoded by the coding sequence ATGGCTCGCATTCCCTTCGGTATCTCCCGACTCGACTCGATCATCGGCGGGGGGGCGCCACCGGGGAGCGTCGTCCTCCTGACCGGCGAGGCCGGGGCGGGCGCCCGCGAGTTTCTCCACACCAGCGCCGCGATGAACGGGCTGTACCACGGGGATCGCGAGGCGTTCGAACTCCACTACGGCGACCTGGAATCGGCCGCCGAACCTCCGCCAGAGATCCACTACATCTCTTTTACTGCCGGCCGCGACCACCTCGAACAGGAACTCTCCTACACGATGGACGAGGATCTCGTCCACTCGGCCGTCGAGCACATTCGGTTTCGCGACCTCTCGCCCGAGTACTTCCAGTTGAGCCCCATCCCCCGGGAGTGGTACGCCGGCGAGGCCCAGTCGGTGAGCGACCTGGCCACCCGGGAGCGACTGGAGACCGCGTTGAGCGCGCTCGGGGAGTACCTCGGCGAGCACGCGCCCGGGAACCTCGTCCTCGTCGACTCCATCACGGACCTCGTCGCGGCCGTCAGCGACGACATGTCATGGAGCGACATCGCCCTGCTGATGAAGGGAATCCAGAAGGCGGCCTACGAGTGGGGCGGGTTGATCCTCCTCCTCGTCCAGGGCGAAACCCTCCAACCGACCGAACTCGGGCATCTGATGGACGCCGCCTCCGGGACCCTGCAGTTCGAGTGGGAGAGCGGCGGATCGAAACGTGCCCGGACGATGTTCGTCAAGGAGTTCCGTGGCGTCCTCTCCAGGCTCGAAGCGGAGAACGTCATCCGCTTCGAGACGGAGGTCCACGAGGGCGGCTTCGACGTGAGCGGCGTCCGGAAGATCCGCTAG
- a CDS encoding transcription factor S has protein sequence MQFCDDCGSMMVTRDGEMVCTSCGATSERDEERAAAFVSTEAQSDDDVIETEEGANFEGKPTATDVTCEECGASEAWYTIKQTGAADEPPTRFFKCKECGYRWREYN, from the coding sequence ATGCAGTTCTGCGACGACTGCGGGTCGATGATGGTCACCCGCGACGGCGAGATGGTCTGTACCTCCTGTGGCGCCACCAGCGAACGCGACGAGGAACGCGCCGCTGCCTTCGTCTCTACCGAGGCCCAGAGCGACGACGACGTCATCGAGACCGAGGAGGGAGCCAACTTCGAGGGCAAGCCCACCGCCACCGACGTCACCTGCGAGGAGTGTGGCGCGAGCGAGGCGTGGTACACGATCAAACAGACCGGCGCCGCCGACGAACCGCCGACGCGGTTCTTCAAGTGCAAGGAGTGTGGGTATCGGTGGCGCGAGTACAACTGA